From one Marmota flaviventris isolate mMarFla1 chromosome 1, mMarFla1.hap1, whole genome shotgun sequence genomic stretch:
- the Fastk gene encoding fas-activated serine/threonine kinase isoform X2 has product MRRPRGEPGSRAPRPTEGATCAGPGESWSPSPNSMLRVLLSAQASPARLSGLLLIPPVQPCCLGPSKWGDRPLGGGPRAGHVQGLQRLLEQAKSPGELLRWLGQNPTKVRAHHYPVALRRLGQLLGSQPRPPPVEQATLQDLSQLIIRNCPSFDIHTIHVCLHLAVLLGFPSDGPLVCALEQERRFRLPPKPPPPLQPVLRGGQRLEAALSCPRFLRYPRQNLISSLAEARPEELTPHVMVLLAQHLARHRLREPQLLEAIAHFLVVQEAQLSSKVVQKLVLPFGRLNYLPLEQQFMPCLERILAREAGVAPLATVNILMSLCQLRCLPFRALHFVFSPGFINHISGTPHALIVRRYLSLLDAAVELELPGYRGPRLPRRQQVPIFPQPLITDRARCKYSHKDIVAEGLRQLLGEEKYRQDLTVPPGYCTDFLLCVSSSGAVLPVRTQDPFLPYPPRSCPQGQAASNPTTRDPAQRVVLMLRERWHFCRDGRVLLGSRALRERHLGLMGYQLLPVRGPTLPDPHPHPCHAGNPVSSPHSCPLRNWSHREACPSSRATLGRSSRP; this is encoded by the exons ATGAGGAGGCCGCGGGGGGAGCCCGGCTCTCGGGCCCCGAGACCGACTGAGGGAGCGACCTGCGCGGGGCCCGGGGAGTCAT GGTCTCCATCACCCAACTCCATGCTTCGAGTCCTGCTCTCTGCTCAGGCCTCCCCTGCTCGGCTGTCTGGCCTGCTGCTGATCCCTCCAGTACAGCCCTGCTGTTTGGGGCCCAGCAAGTGGGGGGACCGGCCTCTTGGAGGAGGGCCCCGTGCAGGCCATGTGCAAGGACTGCAGCGGCTTCTGGAACAGGCGAAGAGTCCTGGGGAGCTACTGCGCTGGCTGGGCCAGAACCCCACCAAGGTTCGCGCCCACCACTATCCTGTGGCACTTCGTCGCCTGGGCCAGCTCTTGGGGTCTCAGCCTCGGCCCCCTCCTGTGGAGCAGGCCACACTGCAGGACTTGAGTCAGCTCATCATCCGAAACTGCCCCTCCTTTGACATTCATACCATCCACGTGTGTCTGCACCTTGCAGTCTTACTTG GCTTTCCATCAGATGGACCTCTGGTGTGTGCCCTGGAGCAGGAGCGAAGGTTTCGTCTCCCTCCAAAGCCACCTCCCCCTCTGCAGCCTGTCCTCCGTGGTGGACAAAGGCTAGAAGCTGCTCTGAGCTGCCCCCGTTTCCTGCGGTATCCGAGGCAGAATCTGATCAGCAGCCTGGCAG AGGCAAGGCCAGAAGAACTGACTCCTCATGTGATGGTCCTTCTGGCCCAGCATCTCGCTCGGCATCGGTTGCGGGAGCCCCAGCTTCTGGAAGCTATTGCCCACTTCCTGGTGGTCCAGGAAGCCCAGCTCAGCAGCAAG GTGGTACAGAAGCTGGTCTTGCCCTTTGGGCGGCTGAACTACCTACCCCTGGAGCAGCAGTTTATGCCCTGCCTTGAGAGGATCCTGGCTCGGGAGGCAGGGGTGGCACCCCTGGCCACAGTCAACATTTTGATGTCACTGTGCCAGTTACGGTGCCTGCCCTTCAGAGCCCTGCACTTTGTCTTCTCCCCGGGTTTTATCAACCACATAAGTG GCACCCCTCACGCTCTGATTGTTCGACGCTACCTCTCCCTGCTTGACGCGGCTGTGGAGCTGGAGCTCCCAGGATACCGGGGCCCCCGCCTTCCCCGAAGGCAGCAAGTGCCCATCTTTCCGCAGCCACTCATCACCGACCGTGCCCGCTGCAAGTACAG TCACAAGGACATAGTAGCTGAGGGGCTGCGCCAGCTGCTGGGGGAGGAGAAATACCGCCAGGACCTGACTGTGCCTCCCGGCTACTGCACAG ACTTCCTGCTGTGTGTCAGCAGCTCTGGTGCTGTGCTTCCTGTGAGGACCCAAGACCCCTTTCTACCTTACCCACCAAGGTCCTGTCCACAGGGACAGGCTGCCTCTAATCCTACGACCCGTGACCCTGCCCAAAG GGTGGTGCTGATGCTGCGTGAACGCTGGCATTTCTGCCGTGATGGCAGGGTGCTGCTGGGCTCCCGTGCCCTGAGGGAGCGGCACCTGGGCCTAATGGGCTACCAGCTCCTGCCGGTGAGAGGCCCCACCCTACCCGATCCTCATCCTCACCCCTGCCATGCAGGTAACCCAGTGTCCTCTCCCCACAGCTGCCCTTTGAGGAACTGGAGTCACAGAGAGGCCTGCCCCAGCTCAAGAGCTACCTTAGGCAGAAGCTCCAGGCCTTAG
- the Fastk gene encoding fas-activated serine/threonine kinase isoform X3 produces MRRPRGEPGSRAPRPTEGATCAGPGESWSPSPNSMLRVLLSAQASPARLSGLLLIPPVQPCCLGPSKWGDRPLGGGPRAGHVQGLQRLLEQAKSPGELLRWLGQNPTKVRAHHYPVALRRLGQLLGSQPRPPPVEQATLQDLSQLIIRNCPSFDIHTIHVCLHLAVLLGFPSDGPLVCALEQERRFRLPPKPPPPLQPVLRGGQRLEAALSCPRFLRYPRQNLISSLAEARPEELTPHVMVLLAQHLARHRLREPQLLEAIAHFLVVQEAQLSSKVGLPPTLPCSSVVQKLVLPFGRLNYLPLEQQFMPCLERILAREAGVAPLATVNILMSLCQLRCLPFRALHFVFSPGFINHISGTPHALIVRRYLSLLDAAVELELPGYRGPRLPRRQQVPIFPQPLITDRARCKYSHKDIVAEGLRQLLGEEKYRQDLTVPPGYCTDFLLCVSSSGAVLPVRTQDPFLPYPPRSCPQGQAASNPTTRDPAQRVVLMLRERWHFCRDGRVLLGSRALRERHLGLMGYQLLPLPFEELESQRGLPQLKSYLRQKLQALGLRWGPEGG; encoded by the exons ATGAGGAGGCCGCGGGGGGAGCCCGGCTCTCGGGCCCCGAGACCGACTGAGGGAGCGACCTGCGCGGGGCCCGGGGAGTCAT GGTCTCCATCACCCAACTCCATGCTTCGAGTCCTGCTCTCTGCTCAGGCCTCCCCTGCTCGGCTGTCTGGCCTGCTGCTGATCCCTCCAGTACAGCCCTGCTGTTTGGGGCCCAGCAAGTGGGGGGACCGGCCTCTTGGAGGAGGGCCCCGTGCAGGCCATGTGCAAGGACTGCAGCGGCTTCTGGAACAGGCGAAGAGTCCTGGGGAGCTACTGCGCTGGCTGGGCCAGAACCCCACCAAGGTTCGCGCCCACCACTATCCTGTGGCACTTCGTCGCCTGGGCCAGCTCTTGGGGTCTCAGCCTCGGCCCCCTCCTGTGGAGCAGGCCACACTGCAGGACTTGAGTCAGCTCATCATCCGAAACTGCCCCTCCTTTGACATTCATACCATCCACGTGTGTCTGCACCTTGCAGTCTTACTTG GCTTTCCATCAGATGGACCTCTGGTGTGTGCCCTGGAGCAGGAGCGAAGGTTTCGTCTCCCTCCAAAGCCACCTCCCCCTCTGCAGCCTGTCCTCCGTGGTGGACAAAGGCTAGAAGCTGCTCTGAGCTGCCCCCGTTTCCTGCGGTATCCGAGGCAGAATCTGATCAGCAGCCTGGCAG AGGCAAGGCCAGAAGAACTGACTCCTCATGTGATGGTCCTTCTGGCCCAGCATCTCGCTCGGCATCGGTTGCGGGAGCCCCAGCTTCTGGAAGCTATTGCCCACTTCCTGGTGGTCCAGGAAGCCCAGCTCAGCAGCAAGGTGGGCTTGCCTCCCACCCTCCCATGCTCCTCT GTGGTACAGAAGCTGGTCTTGCCCTTTGGGCGGCTGAACTACCTACCCCTGGAGCAGCAGTTTATGCCCTGCCTTGAGAGGATCCTGGCTCGGGAGGCAGGGGTGGCACCCCTGGCCACAGTCAACATTTTGATGTCACTGTGCCAGTTACGGTGCCTGCCCTTCAGAGCCCTGCACTTTGTCTTCTCCCCGGGTTTTATCAACCACATAAGTG GCACCCCTCACGCTCTGATTGTTCGACGCTACCTCTCCCTGCTTGACGCGGCTGTGGAGCTGGAGCTCCCAGGATACCGGGGCCCCCGCCTTCCCCGAAGGCAGCAAGTGCCCATCTTTCCGCAGCCACTCATCACCGACCGTGCCCGCTGCAAGTACAG TCACAAGGACATAGTAGCTGAGGGGCTGCGCCAGCTGCTGGGGGAGGAGAAATACCGCCAGGACCTGACTGTGCCTCCCGGCTACTGCACAG ACTTCCTGCTGTGTGTCAGCAGCTCTGGTGCTGTGCTTCCTGTGAGGACCCAAGACCCCTTTCTACCTTACCCACCAAGGTCCTGTCCACAGGGACAGGCTGCCTCTAATCCTACGACCCGTGACCCTGCCCAAAG GGTGGTGCTGATGCTGCGTGAACGCTGGCATTTCTGCCGTGATGGCAGGGTGCTGCTGGGCTCCCGTGCCCTGAGGGAGCGGCACCTGGGCCTAATGGGCTACCAGCTCCTGCCG CTGCCCTTTGAGGAACTGGAGTCACAGAGAGGCCTGCCCCAGCTCAAGAGCTACCTTAGGCAGAAGCTCCAGGCCTTAGGCCTCCGCTGGGGGCCTGAAGGAGGGTGA
- the Tmub1 gene encoding transmembrane and ubiquitin-like domain-containing protein 1 isoform X2, protein MALIEGVGDEVTILFAVLACLLVLALAWVSTHTTEGSDTLPQPPGTSTPAQPSEVMAATDSIRGEAPGAESPSLRHRGQAAPPEPGVTATTPPPDSPQEPLVLRLKFLNDSEQVARAWPHDTIGSLKRTQFPGREHQVRLIYQGQLLGDDSQTLGSLHLPPNCVLHCHVSTRVGSPHPPCPPGSEPGPSGLEIGSLLLPLLLLLLLLLWYCQIQYRPFFPLTATLGLAGFTLLLSLLAFAMYRP, encoded by the exons ATGGCCTTGATTGAAGGGGTGGGTGATGAGGTGACCATCCTTTTTGCGGTGCTTGCCTGCCTTCTGGTGCTGGCCCTTGCCTGGGTCTCAACACATACCACGGAGGGCTCCGATACCCTGCCCCAACCACCAGGGACTTCAACGCCAGCCCAGCCCAGCGAAGTCATGGCAGCCACTGACAGCATCAGAGGAGAGGCTCCAGGGGCCGAGTCCCCCAGTTTGAGACACAGAGGTCAAGCTGCACCGCCAGAGCCTGGAGTCACTGCAACAACACCACCCCCAGACTCCCCACAGGAGCCCCTCGTGCTACGGCTCAAATTCCTCAATGATTCGGAACAGGTGGCCAGAGCCTGGCCTCATGACACCATTGGCTCCTTGAAAAG GACCCAGTTTCCCGGCCGGGAACACCAGGTGCGACTCATCTACCAAGGCCAGCTTCTAGGAGACGACAGTCAGACGCTGGGcagccttcacctccctcccaACTGCGTACTCCACTGCCACGTGTCAACGAGGGTCGGTTCTCCACATCCCCCCTGTCCACCGGGGTCAGAGCCAGGCCCCTCCGGGCTGGAAATCGGCAGCCTGTTGCtgcccctgctgctgctgctgctgctcctgctctGGTACTGCCAGATCCAGTACCGGCCCTTCTTTCCCCTGACCGCCACCCTGGGCCTAGCCGGCTTCACCCTGCTCCTCAGTCTCCTGGCCTTTGCCATGTACCGCCCATAG
- the Fastk gene encoding fas-activated serine/threonine kinase isoform X4: MRRPRGEPGSRAPRPTEGATCAGPGESWSPSPNSMLRVLLSAQASPARLSGLLLIPPVQPCCLGPSKWGDRPLGGGPRAGHVQGLQRLLEQAKSPGELLRWLGQNPTKVRAHHYPVALRRLGQLLGSQPRPPPVEQATLQDLSQLIIRNCPSFDIHTIHVCLHLAVLLGFPSDGPLVCALEQERRFRLPPKPPPPLQPVLRGGQRLEAALSCPRFLRYPRQNLISSLAEARPEELTPHVMVLLAQHLARHRLREPQLLEAIAHFLVVQEAQLSSKVVQKLVLPFGRLNYLPLEQQFMPCLERILAREAGVAPLATVNILMSLCQLRCLPFRALHFVFSPGFINHISGTPHALIVRRYLSLLDAAVELELPGYRGPRLPRRQQVPIFPQPLITDRARCKYSHKDIVAEGLRQLLGEEKYRQDLTVPPGYCTDFLLCVSSSGAVLPVRTQDPFLPYPPRSCPQGQAASNPTTRDPAQRVVLMLRERWHFCRDGRVLLGSRALRERHLGLMGYQLLPLPFEELESQRGLPQLKSYLRQKLQALGLRWGPEGG; encoded by the exons ATGAGGAGGCCGCGGGGGGAGCCCGGCTCTCGGGCCCCGAGACCGACTGAGGGAGCGACCTGCGCGGGGCCCGGGGAGTCAT GGTCTCCATCACCCAACTCCATGCTTCGAGTCCTGCTCTCTGCTCAGGCCTCCCCTGCTCGGCTGTCTGGCCTGCTGCTGATCCCTCCAGTACAGCCCTGCTGTTTGGGGCCCAGCAAGTGGGGGGACCGGCCTCTTGGAGGAGGGCCCCGTGCAGGCCATGTGCAAGGACTGCAGCGGCTTCTGGAACAGGCGAAGAGTCCTGGGGAGCTACTGCGCTGGCTGGGCCAGAACCCCACCAAGGTTCGCGCCCACCACTATCCTGTGGCACTTCGTCGCCTGGGCCAGCTCTTGGGGTCTCAGCCTCGGCCCCCTCCTGTGGAGCAGGCCACACTGCAGGACTTGAGTCAGCTCATCATCCGAAACTGCCCCTCCTTTGACATTCATACCATCCACGTGTGTCTGCACCTTGCAGTCTTACTTG GCTTTCCATCAGATGGACCTCTGGTGTGTGCCCTGGAGCAGGAGCGAAGGTTTCGTCTCCCTCCAAAGCCACCTCCCCCTCTGCAGCCTGTCCTCCGTGGTGGACAAAGGCTAGAAGCTGCTCTGAGCTGCCCCCGTTTCCTGCGGTATCCGAGGCAGAATCTGATCAGCAGCCTGGCAG AGGCAAGGCCAGAAGAACTGACTCCTCATGTGATGGTCCTTCTGGCCCAGCATCTCGCTCGGCATCGGTTGCGGGAGCCCCAGCTTCTGGAAGCTATTGCCCACTTCCTGGTGGTCCAGGAAGCCCAGCTCAGCAGCAAG GTGGTACAGAAGCTGGTCTTGCCCTTTGGGCGGCTGAACTACCTACCCCTGGAGCAGCAGTTTATGCCCTGCCTTGAGAGGATCCTGGCTCGGGAGGCAGGGGTGGCACCCCTGGCCACAGTCAACATTTTGATGTCACTGTGCCAGTTACGGTGCCTGCCCTTCAGAGCCCTGCACTTTGTCTTCTCCCCGGGTTTTATCAACCACATAAGTG GCACCCCTCACGCTCTGATTGTTCGACGCTACCTCTCCCTGCTTGACGCGGCTGTGGAGCTGGAGCTCCCAGGATACCGGGGCCCCCGCCTTCCCCGAAGGCAGCAAGTGCCCATCTTTCCGCAGCCACTCATCACCGACCGTGCCCGCTGCAAGTACAG TCACAAGGACATAGTAGCTGAGGGGCTGCGCCAGCTGCTGGGGGAGGAGAAATACCGCCAGGACCTGACTGTGCCTCCCGGCTACTGCACAG ACTTCCTGCTGTGTGTCAGCAGCTCTGGTGCTGTGCTTCCTGTGAGGACCCAAGACCCCTTTCTACCTTACCCACCAAGGTCCTGTCCACAGGGACAGGCTGCCTCTAATCCTACGACCCGTGACCCTGCCCAAAG GGTGGTGCTGATGCTGCGTGAACGCTGGCATTTCTGCCGTGATGGCAGGGTGCTGCTGGGCTCCCGTGCCCTGAGGGAGCGGCACCTGGGCCTAATGGGCTACCAGCTCCTGCCG CTGCCCTTTGAGGAACTGGAGTCACAGAGAGGCCTGCCCCAGCTCAAGAGCTACCTTAGGCAGAAGCTCCAGGCCTTAGGCCTCCGCTGGGGGCCTGAAGGAGGGTGA
- the Fastk gene encoding fas-activated serine/threonine kinase isoform X1, whose translation MRRPRGEPGSRAPRPTEGATCAGPGESWSPSPNSMLRVLLSAQASPARLSGLLLIPPVQPCCLGPSKWGDRPLGGGPRAGHVQGLQRLLEQAKSPGELLRWLGQNPTKVRAHHYPVALRRLGQLLGSQPRPPPVEQATLQDLSQLIIRNCPSFDIHTIHVCLHLAVLLGFPSDGPLVCALEQERRFRLPPKPPPPLQPVLRGGQRLEAALSCPRFLRYPRQNLISSLAEARPEELTPHVMVLLAQHLARHRLREPQLLEAIAHFLVVQEAQLSSKVGLPPTLPCSSVVQKLVLPFGRLNYLPLEQQFMPCLERILAREAGVAPLATVNILMSLCQLRCLPFRALHFVFSPGFINHISGTPHALIVRRYLSLLDAAVELELPGYRGPRLPRRQQVPIFPQPLITDRARCKYSHKDIVAEGLRQLLGEEKYRQDLTVPPGYCTDFLLCVSSSGAVLPVRTQDPFLPYPPRSCPQGQAASNPTTRDPAQRVVLMLRERWHFCRDGRVLLGSRALRERHLGLMGYQLLPVRGPTLPDPHPHPCHAGNPVSSPHSCPLRNWSHREACPSSRATLGRSSRP comes from the exons ATGAGGAGGCCGCGGGGGGAGCCCGGCTCTCGGGCCCCGAGACCGACTGAGGGAGCGACCTGCGCGGGGCCCGGGGAGTCAT GGTCTCCATCACCCAACTCCATGCTTCGAGTCCTGCTCTCTGCTCAGGCCTCCCCTGCTCGGCTGTCTGGCCTGCTGCTGATCCCTCCAGTACAGCCCTGCTGTTTGGGGCCCAGCAAGTGGGGGGACCGGCCTCTTGGAGGAGGGCCCCGTGCAGGCCATGTGCAAGGACTGCAGCGGCTTCTGGAACAGGCGAAGAGTCCTGGGGAGCTACTGCGCTGGCTGGGCCAGAACCCCACCAAGGTTCGCGCCCACCACTATCCTGTGGCACTTCGTCGCCTGGGCCAGCTCTTGGGGTCTCAGCCTCGGCCCCCTCCTGTGGAGCAGGCCACACTGCAGGACTTGAGTCAGCTCATCATCCGAAACTGCCCCTCCTTTGACATTCATACCATCCACGTGTGTCTGCACCTTGCAGTCTTACTTG GCTTTCCATCAGATGGACCTCTGGTGTGTGCCCTGGAGCAGGAGCGAAGGTTTCGTCTCCCTCCAAAGCCACCTCCCCCTCTGCAGCCTGTCCTCCGTGGTGGACAAAGGCTAGAAGCTGCTCTGAGCTGCCCCCGTTTCCTGCGGTATCCGAGGCAGAATCTGATCAGCAGCCTGGCAG AGGCAAGGCCAGAAGAACTGACTCCTCATGTGATGGTCCTTCTGGCCCAGCATCTCGCTCGGCATCGGTTGCGGGAGCCCCAGCTTCTGGAAGCTATTGCCCACTTCCTGGTGGTCCAGGAAGCCCAGCTCAGCAGCAAGGTGGGCTTGCCTCCCACCCTCCCATGCTCCTCT GTGGTACAGAAGCTGGTCTTGCCCTTTGGGCGGCTGAACTACCTACCCCTGGAGCAGCAGTTTATGCCCTGCCTTGAGAGGATCCTGGCTCGGGAGGCAGGGGTGGCACCCCTGGCCACAGTCAACATTTTGATGTCACTGTGCCAGTTACGGTGCCTGCCCTTCAGAGCCCTGCACTTTGTCTTCTCCCCGGGTTTTATCAACCACATAAGTG GCACCCCTCACGCTCTGATTGTTCGACGCTACCTCTCCCTGCTTGACGCGGCTGTGGAGCTGGAGCTCCCAGGATACCGGGGCCCCCGCCTTCCCCGAAGGCAGCAAGTGCCCATCTTTCCGCAGCCACTCATCACCGACCGTGCCCGCTGCAAGTACAG TCACAAGGACATAGTAGCTGAGGGGCTGCGCCAGCTGCTGGGGGAGGAGAAATACCGCCAGGACCTGACTGTGCCTCCCGGCTACTGCACAG ACTTCCTGCTGTGTGTCAGCAGCTCTGGTGCTGTGCTTCCTGTGAGGACCCAAGACCCCTTTCTACCTTACCCACCAAGGTCCTGTCCACAGGGACAGGCTGCCTCTAATCCTACGACCCGTGACCCTGCCCAAAG GGTGGTGCTGATGCTGCGTGAACGCTGGCATTTCTGCCGTGATGGCAGGGTGCTGCTGGGCTCCCGTGCCCTGAGGGAGCGGCACCTGGGCCTAATGGGCTACCAGCTCCTGCCGGTGAGAGGCCCCACCCTACCCGATCCTCATCCTCACCCCTGCCATGCAGGTAACCCAGTGTCCTCTCCCCACAGCTGCCCTTTGAGGAACTGGAGTCACAGAGAGGCCTGCCCCAGCTCAAGAGCTACCTTAGGCAGAAGCTCCAGGCCTTAG
- the Fastk gene encoding fas-activated serine/threonine kinase isoform X5, with amino-acid sequence MLRVLLSAQASPARLSGLLLIPPVQPCCLGPSKWGDRPLGGGPRAGHVQGLQRLLEQAKSPGELLRWLGQNPTKVRAHHYPVALRRLGQLLGSQPRPPPVEQATLQDLSQLIIRNCPSFDIHTIHVCLHLAVLLGFPSDGPLVCALEQERRFRLPPKPPPPLQPVLRGGQRLEAALSCPRFLRYPRQNLISSLAEARPEELTPHVMVLLAQHLARHRLREPQLLEAIAHFLVVQEAQLSSKVGLPPTLPCSSVVQKLVLPFGRLNYLPLEQQFMPCLERILAREAGVAPLATVNILMSLCQLRCLPFRALHFVFSPGFINHISGTPHALIVRRYLSLLDAAVELELPGYRGPRLPRRQQVPIFPQPLITDRARCKYSHKDIVAEGLRQLLGEEKYRQDLTVPPGYCTDFLLCVSSSGAVLPVRTQDPFLPYPPRSCPQGQAASNPTTRDPAQRVVLMLRERWHFCRDGRVLLGSRALRERHLGLMGYQLLPVRGPTLPDPHPHPCHAGNPVSSPHSCPLRNWSHREACPSSRATLGRSSRP; translated from the exons ATGCTTCGAGTCCTGCTCTCTGCTCAGGCCTCCCCTGCTCGGCTGTCTGGCCTGCTGCTGATCCCTCCAGTACAGCCCTGCTGTTTGGGGCCCAGCAAGTGGGGGGACCGGCCTCTTGGAGGAGGGCCCCGTGCAGGCCATGTGCAAGGACTGCAGCGGCTTCTGGAACAGGCGAAGAGTCCTGGGGAGCTACTGCGCTGGCTGGGCCAGAACCCCACCAAGGTTCGCGCCCACCACTATCCTGTGGCACTTCGTCGCCTGGGCCAGCTCTTGGGGTCTCAGCCTCGGCCCCCTCCTGTGGAGCAGGCCACACTGCAGGACTTGAGTCAGCTCATCATCCGAAACTGCCCCTCCTTTGACATTCATACCATCCACGTGTGTCTGCACCTTGCAGTCTTACTTG GCTTTCCATCAGATGGACCTCTGGTGTGTGCCCTGGAGCAGGAGCGAAGGTTTCGTCTCCCTCCAAAGCCACCTCCCCCTCTGCAGCCTGTCCTCCGTGGTGGACAAAGGCTAGAAGCTGCTCTGAGCTGCCCCCGTTTCCTGCGGTATCCGAGGCAGAATCTGATCAGCAGCCTGGCAG AGGCAAGGCCAGAAGAACTGACTCCTCATGTGATGGTCCTTCTGGCCCAGCATCTCGCTCGGCATCGGTTGCGGGAGCCCCAGCTTCTGGAAGCTATTGCCCACTTCCTGGTGGTCCAGGAAGCCCAGCTCAGCAGCAAGGTGGGCTTGCCTCCCACCCTCCCATGCTCCTCT GTGGTACAGAAGCTGGTCTTGCCCTTTGGGCGGCTGAACTACCTACCCCTGGAGCAGCAGTTTATGCCCTGCCTTGAGAGGATCCTGGCTCGGGAGGCAGGGGTGGCACCCCTGGCCACAGTCAACATTTTGATGTCACTGTGCCAGTTACGGTGCCTGCCCTTCAGAGCCCTGCACTTTGTCTTCTCCCCGGGTTTTATCAACCACATAAGTG GCACCCCTCACGCTCTGATTGTTCGACGCTACCTCTCCCTGCTTGACGCGGCTGTGGAGCTGGAGCTCCCAGGATACCGGGGCCCCCGCCTTCCCCGAAGGCAGCAAGTGCCCATCTTTCCGCAGCCACTCATCACCGACCGTGCCCGCTGCAAGTACAG TCACAAGGACATAGTAGCTGAGGGGCTGCGCCAGCTGCTGGGGGAGGAGAAATACCGCCAGGACCTGACTGTGCCTCCCGGCTACTGCACAG ACTTCCTGCTGTGTGTCAGCAGCTCTGGTGCTGTGCTTCCTGTGAGGACCCAAGACCCCTTTCTACCTTACCCACCAAGGTCCTGTCCACAGGGACAGGCTGCCTCTAATCCTACGACCCGTGACCCTGCCCAAAG GGTGGTGCTGATGCTGCGTGAACGCTGGCATTTCTGCCGTGATGGCAGGGTGCTGCTGGGCTCCCGTGCCCTGAGGGAGCGGCACCTGGGCCTAATGGGCTACCAGCTCCTGCCGGTGAGAGGCCCCACCCTACCCGATCCTCATCCTCACCCCTGCCATGCAGGTAACCCAGTGTCCTCTCCCCACAGCTGCCCTTTGAGGAACTGGAGTCACAGAGAGGCCTGCCCCAGCTCAAGAGCTACCTTAGGCAGAAGCTCCAGGCCTTAG
- the Tmub1 gene encoding transmembrane and ubiquitin-like domain-containing protein 1 isoform X1 codes for MGRGKTWQIWDDWDIEQSVLGWLREQKNQDCGRIVAGWGQKPVEVRRAPGQRASPSPVLCALSSSVARQAGAMALIEGVGDEVTILFAVLACLLVLALAWVSTHTTEGSDTLPQPPGTSTPAQPSEVMAATDSIRGEAPGAESPSLRHRGQAAPPEPGVTATTPPPDSPQEPLVLRLKFLNDSEQVARAWPHDTIGSLKRTQFPGREHQVRLIYQGQLLGDDSQTLGSLHLPPNCVLHCHVSTRVGSPHPPCPPGSEPGPSGLEIGSLLLPLLLLLLLLLWYCQIQYRPFFPLTATLGLAGFTLLLSLLAFAMYRP; via the exons ATGGGAAGGGGCAAAACATGGCAAATTTGGGATGACTGGGATATAGAGCAGTCTGTACTAGGATGGTTAAGGGAACAGAAGAATCAGGACTGTGGGAGAATTGTGGCAGGGTGGGGTCAGAAGCCTGTCGAAGTTAGGAGGGCTCCTGGCCAGAGAGCCAGCCCCTCACCTGTTCTTTGTGCCCTCTCCAGCTCGGTAGCACGGCAGGCAGGTGCCATGGCCTTGATTGAAGGGGTGGGTGATGAGGTGACCATCCTTTTTGCGGTGCTTGCCTGCCTTCTGGTGCTGGCCCTTGCCTGGGTCTCAACACATACCACGGAGGGCTCCGATACCCTGCCCCAACCACCAGGGACTTCAACGCCAGCCCAGCCCAGCGAAGTCATGGCAGCCACTGACAGCATCAGAGGAGAGGCTCCAGGGGCCGAGTCCCCCAGTTTGAGACACAGAGGTCAAGCTGCACCGCCAGAGCCTGGAGTCACTGCAACAACACCACCCCCAGACTCCCCACAGGAGCCCCTCGTGCTACGGCTCAAATTCCTCAATGATTCGGAACAGGTGGCCAGAGCCTGGCCTCATGACACCATTGGCTCCTTGAAAAG GACCCAGTTTCCCGGCCGGGAACACCAGGTGCGACTCATCTACCAAGGCCAGCTTCTAGGAGACGACAGTCAGACGCTGGGcagccttcacctccctcccaACTGCGTACTCCACTGCCACGTGTCAACGAGGGTCGGTTCTCCACATCCCCCCTGTCCACCGGGGTCAGAGCCAGGCCCCTCCGGGCTGGAAATCGGCAGCCTGTTGCtgcccctgctgctgctgctgctgctcctgctctGGTACTGCCAGATCCAGTACCGGCCCTTCTTTCCCCTGACCGCCACCCTGGGCCTAGCCGGCTTCACCCTGCTCCTCAGTCTCCTGGCCTTTGCCATGTACCGCCCATAG